One Bufo gargarizans isolate SCDJY-AF-19 chromosome 3, ASM1485885v1, whole genome shotgun sequence DNA segment encodes these proteins:
- the LOC122930781 gene encoding uncharacterized protein LOC122930781 isoform X1 encodes MGARQSSDGAADDCPITPPPSQAAPSAPLSLPLAALVASPPPPPVAGDMSGGRSPTIGVSPFVSGPSASDPAPPPPLSHIPFIPFAAAPAVGRGRRRERSLSPTSSREGRRRGRRSRRRRRSSRHSRSSRYSRRSRSSRWRSPSSSEGSSGVSEESVRTPRSGSGRLADGEVSRVSSLASVAVHREAVPVPAVVPAAIPVPGFSGPSSGGGDGWAGLPRFPVAAGAQQLMTLVSSSVTPATWQAHGMARPVVWLLGHSYIFWAAQRAECRPGGRSLGFREVEVHWRGLRGLRWSQVLPEVVEIGRRSVGPVILVLHAGGNDLCSQRMLELMALMRSDLERFPAFFPELVVVWSEVVPRVVWHGARDGEAMERCRRTLNARMSRFVRSKGGVVVRHWQLEGDNSSLMRPDGVHLTEIGLDIFFCPVCKMASNRLLVCWVVVGAPFETVLLRGGIWKASRGEE; translated from the exons ATGGGCGCCCGGCAATCTAGTGATGGGGCTGCAGATGACTGCCCCATCACTCCTCCACCCTCACAAGCGGCCCCTTCTGCCCCTCTTTCCCTCCCTTTGGCGGCACTGGTTgcctcacctcccccccccccggttgctGGTGACATGTCTGGAGGTAGGTCTCCTACTATTGGGGTTTCGCCTTTTGTGAGTGGGCCTTCTGCTTCGgacccggccccccctccccccctttcacaTATCCCTTTCATTCCTTTCGCAGCGGCTCCTGCGGTGGGGAGGGGCAGACGCAGGGAGAGATCTTTGTCCCCCACTTCCTCCAGAGAGGGCAGGAGGCGGGGGAGGCGCAGCCGCCGGAGGCGGCGTTCCAGTCGGCATTCCAGGTCCTCCCGGTACAGCAGGCGGTCCAGATCTTCCAGGTGGCGTTCCCCGTCCTCCTCAGAGGGATCCTCGGGCGTGTCGGAAGAGTCTGTTCGTACACCGCGTTCCGGGAGTGGACGACTGGCGGATGGTGAGGTGTCCAGGGTATCGAGCCTGGCTTCGGTGGCAGTACACAGGGAGGCTGTTCCTGTACCTGCGGTGGTTCCAGCGGCGATCCCGGTTCCTG GTTTTTCGGGACCTTCATCCGGAGGCGGAGATGGATGGGCTGGCTTGCCCAGATTTCCTGTGGCGGCTGGTGCTCAACAGTTGATGACGCTGGTCAGCTCTTCGGTTACGCCGGCCACTTGGCAGGcgcatg gAATGGCTCGTCCGGTGGTCTGGTTGTTGGGGCATTCGTACATCTTTTGGGCGGCACAGAGGGCCGAATGCAGGCCGGGAGGTCGGAGCCTTGGTTTCAGGGAAGTGGAGGTTCATTGGAGGGGGCTTCGGGGGTTAAGATGGTCTCAAGTGTTGCCGGAGGTGGTGGAGATTGGGCGTAGATCGGTGGGGCCGGTGATCCTGGTCCTGCATGCAGGTGGAAATGACCTGTGTTCCCAGAGGATGTTGGAGTTAATGGCCTTGATGAGGTCTGACCTGGAACGTTTCCCTGCCTTTTTTCCGGAGCTAGTTGTAGTATGGTCGGAGGTGGTGCCGAGAGTGGTTTGGCATGGCGCCAGAGATGGGGAGGCTATGGAGCGGTGTAGGAGAACGTTGAATGCCCGAATGTCTCGCTTTGTACGCTCCAAGGGCGGGGTAGTGGTTCGTCATTGGCAGTTGGAGGGCGATAATAGTTCCTTGATGAGACCGGACGGGGTGCACCTCACGGAGATTggtctggatatttttttttgtccggtTTGCAAGATGGCATCGAACAGGCTTTTagtttgctgggtggtggtcggagccccgtttgagacggtcctcctccgtg GCGGCATTTGGAAAGCAAGTCGTGGTGAAGAGTGA
- the LOC122930781 gene encoding uncharacterized protein LOC122930781 isoform X2 — translation MGARQSSDGAADDCPITPPPSQAAPSAPLSLPLAALVASPPPPPVAGDMSGGRSPTIGVSPFVSGPSASDPAPPPPLSHIPFIPFAAAPAVGRGRRRERSLSPTSSREGRRRGRRSRRRRRSSRHSRSSRYSRRSRSSRWRSPSSSEGSSGVSEESVRTPRSGSGRLADGEVSRVSSLASVAVHREAVPVPAVVPAAIPVPGFSGPSSGGGDGWAGLPRFPVAAGAQQLMTLVSSSVTPATWQAHGMARPVVWLLGHSYIFWAAQRAECRPGGRSLGFREVEVHWRGLRGLRWSQVLPEVVEIGRRSVGPVILVLHAGGNDLCSQRMLELMALMRSDLERFPAFFPELVVVWSEVVPRVVWHGARDGEAMERCRRTLNARMSRFVRSKGGVVVRHWQLEGDNSSLMRPDGVHLTEIGLDIFFCPVCKMASNRLLVCWVVVGAPFETVLLRGGIWKASRGEE, via the exons ATGGGCGCCCGGCAATCTAGTGATGGGGCTGCAGATGACTGCCCCATCACTCCTCCACCCTCACAAGCGGCCCCTTCTGCCCCTCTTTCCCTCCCTTTGGCGGCACTGGTTgcctcacctcccccccccccggttgctGGTGACATGTCTGGAGGTAGGTCTCCTACTATTGGGGTTTCGCCTTTTGTGAGTGGGCCTTCTGCTTCGgacccggccccccctccccccctttcacaTATCCCTTTCATTCCTTTCGCAGCGGCTCCTGCGGTGGGGAGGGGCAGACGCAGGGAGAGATCTTTGTCCCCCACTTCCTCCAGAGAGGGCAGGAGGCGGGGGAGGCGCAGCCGCCGGAGGCGGCGTTCCAGTCGGCATTCCAGGTCCTCCCGGTACAGCAGGCGGTCCAGATCTTCCAGGTGGCGTTCCCCGTCCTCCTCAGAGGGATCCTCGGGCGTGTCGGAAGAGTCTGTTCGTACACCGCGTTCCGGGAGTGGACGACTGGCGGATGGTGAGGTGTCCAGGGTATCGAGCCTGGCTTCGGTGGCAGTACACAGGGAGGCTGTTCCTGTACCTGCGGTGGTTCCAGCGGCGATCCCGGTTCCTG GTTTTTCGGGACCTTCATCCGGAGGCGGAGATGGATGGGCTGGCTTGCCCAGATTTCCTGTGGCGGCTGGTGCTCAACAGTTGATGACGCTGGTCAGCTCTTCGGTTACGCCGGCCACTTGGCAGGcgcatg gAATGGCTCGTCCGGTGGTCTGGTTGTTGGGGCATTCGTACATCTTTTGGGCGGCACAGAGGGCCGAATGCAGGCCGGGAGGTCGGAGCCTTGGTTTCAGGGAAGTGGAGGTTCATTGGAGGGGGCTTCGGGGGTTAAGATGGTCTCAAGTGTTGCCGGAGGTGGTGGAGATTGGGCGTAGATCGGTGGGGCCGGTGATCCTGGTCCTGCATGCAGGTGGAAATGACCTGTGTTCCCAGAGGATGTTGGAGTTAATGGCCTTGATGAGGTCTGACCTGGAACGTTTCCCTGCCTTTTTTCCGGAGCTAGTTGTAGTATGGTCGGAGGTGGTGCCGAGAGTGGTTTGGCATGGCGCCAGAGATGGGGAGGCTATGGAGCGGTGTAGGAGAACGTTGAATGCCCGAATGTCTCGCTTTGTACGCTCCAAGGGCGGGGTAGTGGTTCGTCATTGGCAGTTGGAGGGCGATAATAGTTCCTTGATGAGACCGGACGGGGTGCACCTCACGGAGATTggtctggatatttttttttgtccggtTTGCAAGATGGCATCGAACAGGCTTTTagtttgctgggtggtggtcggagccccgtttgagacggtcctcctccgtggcggcatttGGAAAGCAAGTCGTGGTGAAGAGTGA